From a region of the Bacteroidota bacterium genome:
- a CDS encoding M1 family aminopeptidase, producing the protein MNKVRKLFYLLIISLASLSVTAQENHADIGDYTIKVTVDTVSRLLKVNLTMDVSNLTGHKIELIFTHRARIDGIYLNQRHGKKDVSFQAFGVDSVCLTLPDNTNLSDKLTLFFDYSIPFDSVSGSTRCVHTLTRPEKWYPLLYNELSAHRITVSLPMNYSALSSGDMIKNIVNDKQKVMTWYDKNNFTCPLFFFKTDSLQFVQKKSADKNIDFWFYSRDTIIQNGYTKIVCASFRYFYNLFEKDYPYHTYSFIEIPDYPAGSALGSLQIFGTTPLSDFNTYGMLYCLKPAAHEVAHEWWGVGRIHYKDKTNEDGVQFLRESMTEYLTYMFIEQYWGADSLAKCLETANSYYKYYVNDTNEKLLFDIPQQFTTWEEAVVVYYKGPLIIHEIRKQMGDANWQHFINRFYISYRNKYAGYNDFIKTLLVYDQNGAITETLNNYLKTKGFKEIKP; encoded by the coding sequence ATGAACAAGGTTCGAAAGTTATTCTATTTACTTATAATTTCACTCGCTTCATTATCCGTAACGGCGCAGGAAAATCATGCCGATATTGGCGATTACACTATAAAGGTGACTGTTGACACCGTTTCCCGTTTATTGAAAGTTAATCTTACAATGGATGTCAGCAACTTAACCGGCCATAAAATTGAATTAATATTTACACACCGTGCCCGTATTGATGGAATATATCTGAATCAGCGGCACGGCAAAAAGGATGTTTCATTTCAAGCTTTTGGTGTAGATTCTGTCTGCCTTACATTACCTGATAACACGAATCTTTCAGATAAGCTGACACTTTTTTTCGATTACTCAATTCCTTTTGATTCTGTTTCCGGCTCAACACGCTGTGTGCACACTCTCACCAGACCCGAAAAATGGTATCCGCTTCTATACAACGAATTATCTGCTCACAGAATCACAGTTTCGCTCCCGATGAACTATTCTGCACTTTCTTCAGGCGATATGATAAAAAATATTGTGAACGATAAACAGAAAGTAATGACATGGTATGACAAAAATAATTTCACCTGTCCATTGTTCTTTTTCAAAACCGATTCACTTCAATTTGTCCAAAAAAAATCGGCGGATAAAAATATTGATTTCTGGTTCTATTCCCGTGATACGATTATTCAGAATGGTTATACAAAAATAGTCTGTGCTTCATTCCGGTATTTTTACAATTTATTTGAAAAGGATTATCCTTATCACACCTATTCATTTATTGAAATTCCCGATTATCCTGCCGGTTCTGCGTTGGGTTCGCTGCAGATATTCGGGACTACGCCCCTTTCTGATTTTAATACTTATGGAATGCTCTATTGTTTAAAACCTGCAGCACATGAGGTTGCACACGAATGGTGGGGCGTCGGGCGAATTCATTATAAAGATAAAACTAACGAAGACGGAGTACAGTTTCTGAGAGAATCTATGACAGAGTACCTGACGTATATGTTTATTGAGCAGTATTGGGGTGCGGACAGCCTTGCTAAATGCCTCGAAACCGCAAATTCCTATTATAAATATTATGTCAACGATACTAATGAAAAACTCCTGTTTGATATTCCACAGCAGTTTACAACATGGGAAGAAGCGGTCGTTGTATATTATAAAGGACCTCTTATTATTCATGAAATAAGAAAACAGATGGGTGATGCAAACTGGCAGCATTTTATAAATAGATTTTACATCAGCTACAGAAATAAATATGCCGGCTACAATGACTTTATCAAAACCTTATTGGTGTACGACCAGAATGGAGCTATAACTGAAACTCTGAATAATTACTTGAAAACAAAAGGATTCAAAGAAATCAAACCCTGA
- a CDS encoding helix-turn-helix domain-containing protein has translation MDFDENKLTREIMQERYSKYGTCPVAVAIGKIGGKWKPIIIYILSHGTCRFSELLRMIEGVSKTMLTAQLRELEKDRLIHREVFAEVPPRVEYSLTELGKTLRPVMMSLCEWSEANVLRQEVCEN, from the coding sequence ATGGATTTTGACGAAAATAAATTAACCCGTGAAATAATGCAGGAACGATACAGTAAGTATGGAACCTGTCCTGTAGCTGTTGCAATCGGAAAAATCGGGGGCAAGTGGAAGCCTATTATTATTTATATTTTATCTCACGGAACATGCCGCTTCAGTGAACTGCTGCGCATGATTGAAGGTGTGAGCAAAACCATGCTGACGGCGCAATTACGCGAACTGGAGAAAGACAGATTGATTCACAGAGAAGTGTTTGCAGAAGTTCCGCCAAGGGTAGAATATTCCCTGACGGAACTGGGCAAAACCCTGCGTCCGGTTATGATGTCACTGTGTGAATGGTCGGAAGCCAATGTCCTCCGGCAAGAGGTATGTGAAAATTAG